The Legionellales bacterium genome includes the window CATTTGTGAAAATATATACGTGGAATCCCTTTGCGCTTGCCGCTGTTATAAGCGGGAGAATATAATTTTGAGTAATTTTTCCATAATAAGTATTAAGAAATTTTGAAGGCATATTATCCCATGGATCAACTACAAAAAAGGCAGTATCTTTGTTACTCAACGATGTGTTAAATAAATAATTATTTTTTTTACCTGCGTATGGCACATCTTGATTATCGAGCATTAAAACTCCATTCTGGTCAAGTTTAAAATAACTTGTTACTGATACTGGAACTACTATTTTTTGAAGATCAATATCAGACTTGGCTGCATAACTGAAGCAATTGATTGTTCCAATAAAAGCAAATACTAGCGCTGCAATAATTCTCACCTTTCACTCCTTTATAAATACTTAAAGATAAATCACATATTTTTTATCTTGTTTATAAAAATTTCATTAATCTAATTATATTTGATTAAACATTGACATTTCTAATTTATCTACAATTTGTTCGATATCATGATATTTCTTTAGATATTCGTATCCCCTTTCCCCCATACTTTTTTGACTTTCAGTATTCATATTTGCCATTTCTACAATTGCTCTAGCCATGGATTCAGGACATGATGGAGGAATTGAAATTCCAGCACCAGCAGTCTTAACTGGATCATATGAAGAACTTACAGCAAATATTACTGGTTTTGACATAAAAAAGTAATCAAAAAGTTTATTTGGACTAATCCCCCAATGAAAAAGTGGTGAGTCTTTTAATAGCATTACACAGGCATCACACGATTTTATAAAATTATAGATTTCTGATTTAGGTACAGGATCATAAAAGTAAACATTGGAAATACTTTCTTTTTCTTTTCTCAATTTCAAGCGGGCTTTTTCTGGACCATCTCCAATTAGTTTTATTCGAATATTTTTTTCTTCATTTGATAAGTTTAATAAAAGTTTGGCAGCATCAAGCAAAACATCAAGATCATTAGCCAATCCATGGGTTCCAGCATATACTATGTCATAGTAAAAATTATCTTTTATGTAAGTATAATTATAACCAGGTTGAATATTTGTATCTACAAAGTTTGGTAACCATATAATTTTTTCTTTGCAAATTCCTTGAGCCTCTATATGCTTTTTAGTATCAGGAAGAAGTGAAATAATTGTTTCAGATTTTTTGTAGAGGAATTTTGCAATCTTCTTTAGCAAGATGATTAAGAAATTTTTTTGAGAAAACTTACCCAATGCTATTAATGTTTCTGGCCAAATATCGCGAATTTCCAAAAAAAAAGGGACTT containing:
- a CDS encoding glycosyltransferase family 4 protein, which encodes MKILIFNHYAIPPTRFGGTRHFNLAKKLIQRGHEVYIIASNFDHFSSENIEPAEECKLERPFYFDSVPFIFIPTPKYYGNSIKRFWNMLVYFFKVTRCNYSNFCEKPDIVIGSSPHLFAALGAYYVAKRYKVPFFLEIRDIWPETLIALGKFSQKNFLIILLKKIAKFLYKKSETIISLLPDTKKHIEAQGICKEKIIWLPNFVDTNIQPGYNYTYIKDNFYYDIVYAGTHGLANDLDVLLDAAKLLLNLSNEEKNIRIKLIGDGPEKARLKLRKEKESISNVYFYDPVPKSEIYNFIKSCDACVMLLKDSPLFHWGISPNKLFDYFFMSKPVIFAVSSSYDPVKTAGAGISIPPSCPESMARAIVEMANMNTESQKSMGERGYEYLKKYHDIEQIVDKLEMSMFNQI